The following are encoded in a window of Impatiens glandulifera chromosome 5, dImpGla2.1, whole genome shotgun sequence genomic DNA:
- the LOC124938014 gene encoding UDP-glucuronate 4-epimerase 6-like, which yields MYSINNTPMASPPDTSKTTKLERYNSYLRRVNSTKLLAASSKLLFRSTLLVALGLIFFFTLNYPPLTDNSHHIHTTTHNFLSSAFYGSGAAWEKQVRHSATPRRQKGFSVLVTGAAGFVGSHCSIALKKRGDGVLGLDNFNSYYDTSLKRARQNLLSKNQIFIVDGDLNDAELLTKLFDIVPFTHVLHLAAQAGVRYAMQNPQSYVKSNIAGFVNLLEVCKAADPQPAIVWASSSSVYGLNKQNPFSEDHRTDQPASLYAATKKAGEEIAHTYNHIYGLSLTGLRFFTVYGPWGRPDMAYFFFTKDILQGKPINIYETQDGHAVARDFTFIDDIVKGCIGSLDTAKASTGSGGKKRGPAQLRIYNLGNTSPVPVKKLVEILENLLGKKAKKHVIKMPRNGDVPYTHANVSLAYRDFGYKPTTDLATGLRKFVKWYVSYYGVESRVKKEIEDSKNNNE from the exons ATGTATAGCATCAATAACACGCCAATGGCGTCGCCGCCGGACACCAGCAAGACGACGAAGCTCGAACGGTACAACAGTTATCTCCGACGAGTCAATAGTACAAAACTATTAGCTGCATCTTCAAAACTTCTATTCAGATCAACTCTATTAGTCGCTTTaggattgatcttcttctttaCACTAAATTATCCACCACTTACTGATAATTCACATCATATACATACTACTACTCATAACTTTCTCTCGTCTGCTTTCTACGGTAGCGGCGCTGCTTGGGAGAAACAAGTTCGTCATTCTGCAACTCCTCGTAGACAGAAAGGATTCTCTGTTTTAGTAACTGGCGCGGCTGGATTCGTCGGTAGTCATTGCTCAATCGCGTTGAAGAAACGCGGTGATGGAGTTCTAGGTCTTgataatttcaattcttattaTGATACTTCTTTGAAACGTGCGAGACAGAATCTGTTATCGAAGAATCAGATCTTCATTGTTGATGGAGATCTTAATGATGCGGAATTGTTAACGAAGTTATTCGACATTGTTCCGTTTACTCATGTTCTTCATCTTGCTGCTCAAGCTGGTGTACGTTACGCGATGCAGAATCCTCAATCGTATGTGAAATCTAACATTGCTGGATTTGTTAATCTTTTGGAAGTTTGTAAAGCTGCCGATCCACAACCGGCGATTGTTTGGGCTTCTTCTAGCTCTGTTTACGGTTTAAACAAACAGAATCCATTCTCTGAAGATCATCGAACAGATCAACCTGCATCTCTTTACGCTGCCACGAAGAAAGCTGGTGAAGAAATCGCTCATACTTATAATCATATCTACGGTTTATCACTCACCGGCCTTCGTTTCTTCACTGTGTATGGACCTTGGGGCCGTCCAGACATGGCCTATTTCTTCTTCACCAAAGACATCCTACAG GGAAAACCGATTAACATCTACGAAACACAAGACGGACACGCGGTGGCGCGTGACTTCACATTCATAGACGATATCGTAAAAGGATGTATAGGATCACTAGACACAGCAAAAGCGAGCACCGGTAGCGGCGGGAAGAAACGAGGACCGGCGCAATTGAGAATATACAATCTCGGCAATACATCGCCGGTGCCGGTGAAAAAACTGGTTGAGATTCTTGAAAATTTGTTAGGGAAGAAGGCGAAGAAGCATGTGATAAAGATGCCACGAAACGGCGACGTTCCGTATACACATGCTAACGTGAGCCTGGCGTATAGAGACTTCGGTTATAAACCGACTACAGATTTAGCGACGGGATTGAGGAAATTCGTTAAATGGTACGTTAGTTATTATGGAGTTGAGTCGAGGGTAAAAAAGGAAATAGAAGACAGCAAGAATAATAATGAGTGA